The genomic interval ctctggagcctgcgagccacaactactgaagcccgcgtgcctagagcccgtgctctgcaacaagagaagccactgcaaggagaagcccatgcacctcaatgaagagtagcccccgctcgctgcaactaccgcacagcaacaaagacccaacgcagccaaaaataaagaaagaaagaaaaaaaggaagtaacaatagcaaagataataaatcagttgtaaagactcccagttctgtttcaatgATAAGAATTAGCCAGAAGCACTTTCTTGAGCCGTTTTGCAGAATTTAACACCCCTCATAAGCGCTCAACCACTAGATCAACTAACACCTGAAGGATGCTACTGTTTCTGACCCTAATGACTTcaaactaaagcttggactctgtcgacctttgccccaattctgtgCTCAAGCCCCTTCAAGAGTATGCATACTATGCCCAAGCCCCTTCATGAGTATGCACCCTTAGCTGAAAACTTCCACAGTTTTGCTGTTTGagaagacactgctttgggaaagattcctggtgttctccttacttgctgtaATAAATCCTTCTTCTACCTATCCTTGGCTAGGTTGTGTCTTCTGGCTCAACACACCAAGAGCTGAACCCAGTTTGGGGGTAATAATTCTTTTCTTATCTATTCAGTAACCCTTACTGAGTACTCAGGATTAGTCAGTGagacatggaaataaatacaGAACTCCCCATCAGTAGGCTAACAAGGGTAAATAGTTATAGTTAACGAAACTCCAGATGCAAGGGCAAAAGTGATAAGTGGAAGGGAAGCTATTTCCAACTGGGGGTGATCTGAAAAGGTCTCCAAAGGGTTGAGCCTTGGAGGATGGCCATAATTTTGACATGTAGAGATTGAAGGGATTTATTGCAGGTGGGGGAAGCAGCACAAAGCAGGAGATACAAGGAAAGGAAAGCCACTTTACACCCATGCTATTCATCTCTGGCTTGTCAATTTCAGCTTCTCCTATACCCATTCCTGCTGCCCTGTCACCAGGCATCAAGCTGGTTGGAACTTTTTACACCCTCACATTCCCCTGAATTCCATACTCACCACACGGAACCATATGCTGCACTTATTTTCTGCCATTTAGCATCAGCATAAGAGACAAAAATTCTAGCTTTCCAAAGGCTAAATCCATTTCCCCTTCTGTTTAGCTTTGGTGGTTTCTAGTtctgctgggatttatgtcaaaaTAGGTCCTCTCCCCTCTCGGTTCCCAAACCATTTTGCTTGTGCTTCCCTTATAGGCAGAGATTTCAGGCAGGATGAGGTAGTGAAAGGCAGCCTTTTCCACAGTGAAATGTTTAATTCTAAGAGCTGGTCTTTACCAACACCTGACCACAATACCAGACATTTCTTTAAGTGTCTTATGTATATTACCTCATTTCTCTTCACACAACTCCATGAGCTActtattcagtcattcagcaaatcTTTACTGAGGGCctcctctgtgccaagcactgtgctaggttctgGGAATAAGGCAGTGGAAAAAAACCCTGGATCTCTTgcagcttatattctagtgaagATAATAGGCAATAAAAATCAACCAATAAAATATAATGTCAATTTTGTACAAGGTGGTATTAGATAAATAACTacaccagaaaggaaaaaataaagtagcaaGTGCTATGAACACAATGAAGCTGGGTAAGGGAATGGACAGAAAACGCCCCCAGGTGTGCATGGTGCTGTTTTGAATCATATGACAAGGGAAAGTCTCCTTGTGGAGGTGATATTTGTGCAAAGACATAAATGACATAAGGGAGCAGGCATGCAGATATCTGAAGGAAGAGTGTCCAGGGTGAGAAAAACACAAGCgcagaggccctgaggcaggaaggaatTAGATTTTTATGCTAAATCATAGCAGCTAGAAGAACAGCAAGGGGGCCAGAGTGGGTGAATCAGAGTAAGCAAGGGAAAGAGTAGGAGGGGATGAAGtcagagaggtggggagaagccAGGTCAGGTAGGCCTCATGAGCCAAGGTAAGGGTTTTGTTCTAAGTGTGATCGGGAGCCGTCAGAGGGTTTGAGCAAGGTGAGTGATATCATCTGCTAAGTTAAAAGATTACTGTGGTCTCTTCCTGAAGGAAGGACTGTATAAGGCAGAAACCCAATTAATCAGAAAATCCAATTAAGGGGCTAGCCAAGGGACAATGGTAGCACAGGACCTTGGATTAGGGTGGAGGACAAGGGCCAAGGGCAGAGTCCTGAGGCCCTCTAATATTTAGGAGCCTGAAAGAGTCAATGAAAACTGAGAAGTAGCAGCAAATAAGGAACTAGGGGACACTTTCTTAAGCTGGATCCAGAAAGAGTAGAAGTGAAGAAAGCATTTCAAGGAGGAGGGAGTGATCAACTGTGTTAAATGTTGCTAATGGTTCTagaccagagtttctcaaccCCAGCACGTATAGGTTCCAAAGTAATTAAATGAGTATCTTgcagcttaagaaataaaatctttctgCTATTGTTGACGCTCCCTGTGTATCCCTCTCCACTCAGAAttctcctgggggaggggcgggtgggagagggatggattggaatttggggttagcagatgcaaactattatatatagaatggataaacaacaagatcctactgtatagcacagggaactatattcaatattctatgataaaccataatggataagaatatttttaaaagaatgtatatatatatatatatatatatatatatatatatatatatatatgtataactgaatcattttgctgtacagcagaaattaacacaaaatcaactatatttcaattaaaaaattgaaaaacaaaagaattctcCTCCTGTCAtgaggtaaccactattctgaacATTGTGCTTTTGCTACATAGGTGAGTAGCAAAAGAGtttttgagacttccctggtggtccggtggctaagactccatgctcccaatgcaggggccctgggttcagtccctggtcagggaactagatcctgcatgccgcaaagaAGATTCCgcatgtggcaactaagacctgtcacagccaaataaatatatatatatatatatatatttttaaagagttctttCCCCTTATTCTCAAAGATGAGCTGTATTATTGCAGCATGTTTATATGGTGATGGGAATGTTTCAGTAATGAGGGGAAAGCTGATTATGTGGGAGAGATAGGGGATAATTTCAAGAGTCCCATTTCTGTGCAGGTGAGAAGGAATGGGATCCCAGCTCACAGATGGGATGGGGGCAGTGAGCAGGTCAGCTTCTCTGCAGTAACAAGGGGAAGGCATTGAATTCAATAGAGATGCAGGTGGCCTGGTAGATTTGGGGGTGGGACCATGAGGAAGTTCTTTTCTGACAGTTTCTATTTTCTAACTGAGATATGAAGAAAGGTTGTCATCTTATGAAATTGTGGTCTCAGATTTGGGGAATGTGGGAAAATGCAGGCTTGCAGGCCACACTGAAGGCGGAAAGGAAGCGAGACCAGTCGGTATGACTGTGTGTTTTTTCCCCAGACACATTCAGCTCTTGGGTGCAGGTGTGGTGCAGGCAGAGTTGGATTTAACCAGGGATAAAATGTGTTGAAGGGAGAGGGACCAAGAATACAGTGCAAGGCCTGAGAGGCAATTACAGTGTTGAATCTTGGGATCTGCAGTAGGTATTGAGGTAAGTAAAAAATGAGGGTATCTAGTGGCAAAGAAGAGTGAGAGAGTCAATGAATGGGAGGTCCAGGTGGGGTTGAAGAATTTTTGGAACAGGGATACTGAGTGAAGGAGGAGGGGTGACATGAAAAGACTGAAGAGATTTTGGAGGGGAGGCAATTATTTGTGGTAACCAAGTCAAAGACGTGACACAGGGAGAcagtggctggggaggggggaaacATCATTGGAGTTGAGGAAGGGAAGGAACTGACGAGGGTGCTGTATGGTTATCTACATGGATATTGAAGCcaccaaaaataatgaaatggcaGAGGTAGATGGTAGAGAGGAATGGTAGAGAGTAGATGGCAGAGAGAAAGGCAGTAAGCTAGATACTGAATCTTCAGTGAGGGTTCAACAGGAGAGTGATGATCCAGAATCGAATCATGGGGGAATCAGAGCTCCCAATAGCTGTTAGAAGGTCCAAAGACTCTCCTCCTGGAGGATAGAAGCTCTGTTGATAGGAGGACAAGAGCCACGGGCATCCTTGCTCTTGGAGGGAGTTGAGGTAAGGTAGGAGGAGAAATGAATTGGAATACGCCTCCGAGGGAGAAATCTGAGTGAGGTGATGAGAGCTTGGAGAAGTCATTTTCAttcacttctttctctccttaATTCCTTTCCATTCAATTGAGTTCAAAGATTGATAGAAGAGGTTTTATCTGTGAGGGTCTGAAAACCAGAGATAAGCCAGATTTGGCTCCTGCCTTCAAGTAGCTGACAAGGTAAGGTGAGGACATCAAGATCTCAGCCGGAAGAGATGGGAAAAAATCCAGATAAAGTGAACAATGGGTATGTTTTAGACCCAGATACTTTCTCCTAAAGAAATTGGCTCTAGTTGAAGCCACATCTTTCGGCCTCTCCTCTCTGCGGTGGTCCCCAAAGTGCCTCTAAGCTTGTGATTCCCAGCCTTGGCTGGGATCCCGAcctttggaatcacctggggatgtctttaaaaatattgacgCCTGAGTCCCAAGAGATTGTGATTTAATTGGTTTAGGATGCGACCTGGGGTTTGGGATTTTTAAATGCTCCCCAGATGACTATAATGTACAGCCAGGGGTAAAAATCATGGCtccaaggaatgcctggagctATGTTCAGAAACCCACTGCTTTAGTCCAACCCGTGATAGAGAGAGATTCCCTCTTGCTGGAGTGAAGGGGTCAATTGATCTGAGCCTTGAAGGATAGGTACATTTTAGCCAAGTGAAGAAGCAGATGTGAAGGGAAGGAGAATATCGTGAGCAAAAGCTTAGATGTGGTCTGAAACACATGACAAGCAGCAAACAATTTGGTTTGTaacaggcagagattggagtaagAGGTCTTAGATTTGAAGAACAGCTGGGTAAAGACCTGAAGTGGGAATGGTGAATAGTACAGTTTGGTTCCAGAGAAAGCTGGATGATTTCAAATTATGGAAGAGGTTGAAGGCCAGATTAAAATTGTGTAACCGGGTGAGTAAACAATAGGGAATCTTGAAGGGCTTTTGAGAGGTGTGTTAAGGGGTTGTGAGAAGTGTGTTTAGGGAGGATAACCTGACAGCAGTGTCAAGGGAGACTTGAGGTAGGGAGAGGTAGGAAAGGGGAGCTGTTGCAATAATCCTAGATGAGGTCATTTTTCCAGCAAGAGTTGGGAAACAGTTACAGATTCAAAAGACATTGTGATGGCAGAATTGACTGAGCTTAACAGCTCCCCAAAAGTAAAGGCAGGAAGGAGGTGGAAGGGGCGTCACGTTTTCAGATAAGGGCGCCCAGGAAATGGTGCTGTCTACAAAGGTAGGGAAGCAGGTTTTCAGTGGCATTTCATCTGTTTGGTTTGGAACCTGCTGAATTTAGAGAACCAGCAACCATCCGTCCAACCATCCGTGTTCCACAAGCACCAGAAGAATGTCTGCCTATAAATACATAGGTTGCAGAATGTCTTAGTcaatttgggctgctgtaacagaataccataaactggctgtcttataaacaacagaaatcaatttctcacagtcctggaggctgggaattccaagattaaggtgctggcagattcagtgtctggtgagagctccttctggttcatagacagccTTCTTCtagctatgtcctcacatggtggaaggagcaagagagctctctggagtctcttttataagggcactaataccATCCATGAGGGCCTACCTTCaagacctaatcatctcccaaatgCCCCATCaccacattggggattaggcttcaacagatgaattttgggaaaacacaaacattcagtctgtagcaaAGAAGCATCTGGTTACAAATGACGTCTGAGTTTGGAGTGGACGAGATTTTTTCAAGGGAAATtctcagagaagggaaaagaaatccAGATATAGATACTTAGGGCACATGGGAGGGTTCAGAGAGGCAGTGtactgtgaaaatgccattgattTTGGCTCCTGGTAACTTTTGGTCATTTCGTACTGTTTGAAAGAACAATTTCAGTAGAGTTGGGAATGGAAGCGCATTTCAAAGGGTTAAGAAGCAGTGGGTATGAAAGAAAGACATTTCTGACAACAATACACCCTATTCAACAGGGGAAAAGTGAGTAGGTAGTGAGGAAGTGCAAGCTGCAGATGTCAGTTCTTTTTTCACGAAATTGGGTCCGGAAGGCACATGAAACCTGAAACATCCAAAGGAGAACCCATGATTTCCATACTCCATCCCATCCTCATCCCATGTCTCCTATCACAGTGCATGGCTTTCCTTCTAGATTATAAACTTCATGAGCTTCAGTGTTCATACCTGCTGTCTCGGACAATGTTTCAGCAGTATCCTGCATGGAATACAAGATAGGACCCTGTCCTGCAGGTGTACAACTGAAGATACCAAGCCCACCGCTTgtgtctcctccccctccccaagagGTCTCCTGGTTGATCTCAGGATAGGAGAGAGCAACTAGCCCCGGGCAGACTTGAGAGGCTCTGGACTTCCTCCCTGGCACTCAGCTTTGGTCAGAATGTTTGtgtgccctcccctctcccccaattcatatattgaaattctAATGTGCAATacaatggtattaggaggtgaggcctttgggaggtacttaggtcatgagagtagagccctcatgagtgggattagtgctcttataaaagagaccccaaagagCTCCCTAGCCCTTTCGGCCaagtgaggatacagtgagaggTCTACAGCCCAGAAGAGGGCCTGCACCTGACTGTGCTGCACCCTGATCTCAGGCTTGCAgtacatttctgttctttataagccatccagtgatggtatttttgttatagcagcccgactCCCACAGCTCTTTGCTTCCTTTGCCTTCCCTACACTGGTACGACACACCAAGTAGGGCTAATCCAAGTTGTCTGCCACCCTTCAGCCTGCAAGCAGGAACAGCTGTGGGCAGATGGCATTTTTCCCTGCCCCATGCCACCCTACCCCTGGCCAACTTTTTCAGAATGGTCTGCCTTCTTTCCTCCTGACTTCCTGGAGTTCTGGGGATAGATCCCTGGGTCTGCTTGTAAATCTTCCCTCCTCTCCAAAGCCTTAAGCCCAGTCTGGTAAGGAGTGGAAAAGGTGTGCTGGGTAAAGAAATCCCTACCAAGGATGGATCTCAAGGTCTTCCCCAGTAGGATTCCCAGGGAGGCCCCTTCCCCCTATATTTGTGTTTGTCTGTCTGGTGTCCTGGGAATCTGTCTCCTCTCACTTTTGTCTCTGTCAGTTTTCTTCCCCCGCTTTCCCCATGCCCCAGAAGGGGAGATGAGGGGAGGTGAAAGGGGAAACCAAAAAAGCAGGGTCTTCGCAAGGCTGCAGTCTTCGGAGTTGCATGTGATAAATCCACTTAATCTATTTAATATTGTCTTTcagaaattcacacacacactcacacacagatcAGAACAAGGTGAGGACTACCGAGGGGACGGGGAGGGACCGGCTCCCTCCGGACACTGGAAGGTTTGTACCCTAGGTTCCCTTCTGCCCGACCGCCCAGGAGTTGGGATAGGAGGAAGGGAGTATTTACAGAGAACAGGGACGTAATCTTCATCCCAGGGTGAAGGTTCTGAAACCGGTAACCTCCCAAATCTCattccaaaaaaatcaaaagtagaCAGAGGTTCCGGGATTAGCAAGAAAAGAGGCGGGGATGAGGTGGAGGAGAAACGGAACTGTACTCGCAAAAGTGGGAGTGAGCGTGGGGGCGTGGCTACCCTGGGGCTCGGCTCTCGCGCCGGGCAAAGGGGAGGAGTCTGTCAGTAAGGGGGCGAGGCCTGGCGCCACAAACCCAATCACCGGACTGAATCACCCCGCTGGGAAGAAAAGAAGGCGGAGCCTGCCGACCTGGAGGCGGGGCTTTATCAGAGCCGGGGCGGAGCCTATACAGGAGGCGGGGCTTTAGGGACAAGTTTCCAGGCTGGGGAGCAGTGACCGAGGGAGTTCGGCCGGGGGCGCTGTATTTAGAGGGGTTGGGGGCCTGGAGCGACTGAGGGGCCCGGCATTTGGCCGGAATCCCAGGAAGCGGCGTCCCTGTTAGTGTGGGTTTTGGCGGGGTTCCTGAGGAACTGGATTCGGAGCGTGCCCGCAAGGCGAGAGTTTCTGTAGAGGCCTAGTTTAGGATGTAACCAAGTCCGGTGGCCCCAGAAGCGGGTGTGCAGGGCGCCCGCTGGATCCGCGGCTTGACGGCAAAACGCGCTTGGGAGGTCGAGGGGCGCAGAGTGGGGCCGGGCCGTAGGCGTCCTTACGGATCCCAATAGTTCTCGTGGTGCTGTGCAGCAATGATGATGACTACGGTGAGGATGGTACAGAGCACCATGGCTGCTATGCCCACGGCCAGGGAGATGAAGGAGAAGTTCCGGGCCTCTCGTGAAGCGATCTCGGCTGACACCATGTCTCCGCGGGCCAAGGCCGTGCGCACCtgcgggggagggtgggggagagcaGATCAGAGAGCTGCTACCTCGGCCGCACGCCTCAGTCTCCCTCTAAGGTGCTCCCCAAAACGTCCAGCACTCCATGGGATTAAGGAACACCTAGTGAGCCCTCCTCTCCATACTCCGCCTccattccctccccctcccacccccccacgcACCTGCACTGCCTTGAAGATGGCAATGATGCCCGTAGGCCAGAAGCAGCAGATGGTGGTCAGCACCGCGATGGGCATATAGTCATGGGGCGGGCGCCTCGGCTCCAGCAGGGCCAGCCCTGGGCCTTGGGGCGGCGGGGGAAGCGTGGAGGTTACTCCCGTTCCCCCCGGGGTCCCGCCGGCATAGGGCTGTGGAAGGAAGGTTGTGGGGAGAAGACGTCACTCTTACCCTCCTTGAGCCCACCAACTTTCCACGTCTGGCAGAGAAAGAGGGTTGTTTCCTTCTTTCAAACCTCCTCTGGACTTTTAGGCTGTTTCCCCTGCCAGGCCTTGATCTTTGACTCCAGCTGACCACCAGACCACTCCCTCCCCGCCTCGCCCCATTCCCAGGCTTTTCCTTAGTCTCTCCTCTCCCTTGGCCCCAGAACGCCGCCTGGTCCCCTGGCCCTCTTTCTCTATCCCACCAGCCCCTCAGTGTGTCCCCAATTCCAGGTCCTGTTccatcccccccttcccccaggccccTGTCCGCCCCGTACTCACCGCGCCCACCGGGTAGACTGGCACGTAGGCAGTGCAAGGCTGCAGCTGTAAGGGGTAACCAGGGGCTACGTAGCCCCCCAGTGACAGCGTGCCTACCGCTCCAGTGTGCGTGGGCACCACGAAGCCCGGGGCCTGGGCAGTGTGAGCGGgcgccggcgggggcggggcggcggcggcgggcggcggcgggggtaGTGGGCCCTCGAAGCGAGTCTCCTGCAGGTAAGGGTCGGGTGGCATGCGGGGCAAGGTAGCGCAGCCGGATGGGGGTACCCCAGCGGCCGGGCCGGGCGGGACGTGATGCGGAGGCCTCGGCAAGGTGGCGGAGGACGAGGGACCGCGCAGAGCGGCGGCCCCGGaagccaggcccccagcccctaaGCGCGGGAG from Delphinus delphis chromosome 10, mDelDel1.2, whole genome shotgun sequence carries:
- the PRRT1 gene encoding proline-rich transmembrane protein 1 is translated as MSSEKSGLPDSVPHTSPPPYNAPQPPAEPPAPPPQTAPSSHHHHHHHYHQSGTATLPRLGAGGLASGAAALRGPSSSATLPRPPHHVPPGPAAGVPPSGCATLPRMPPDPYLQETRFEGPLPPPPPAAAAPPPPAPAHTAQAPGFVVPTHTGAVGTLSLGGYVAPGYPLQLQPCTAYVPVYPVGAPYAGGTPGGTGVTSTLPPPPQGPGLALLEPRRPPHDYMPIAVLTTICCFWPTGIIAIFKAVQVRTALARGDMVSAEIASREARNFSFISLAVGIAAMVLCTILTVVIIIAAQHHENYWDP